Proteins encoded in a region of the Paucibacter sediminis genome:
- the hemC gene encoding hydroxymethylbilane synthase, with product MTQQLLIATRESRLALWQAEHVQALLAERLKLDVGLLGMTTRGDQILDRALSKVGGKGLFVKELETALEEGRAHLAVHSLKDVPMDLPEGFALVSILEREDPRDAFVSNRYANLAELPQGAVVGTSSLRRVVQLKNLRPDLRIEPLRGNLDTRLRKLDEGGYDAIVLAAAGLKRLGLAERIRSLFAVDEMIPCAGQGALGLEVRADAATLSQQLAGLMHEPTWLATQAERAVSRALGGSCSMPLAAHAVWEGGELQLAAALGHPEHHDKPLLKTLGRGQPRNEAEARALGERVAQALREQGASAYLAAA from the coding sequence ATGACGCAACAACTCTTGATCGCGACGCGCGAAAGCCGCCTCGCGCTGTGGCAGGCCGAGCATGTGCAGGCCCTCTTGGCCGAACGCCTGAAACTCGATGTGGGCCTGCTGGGCATGACCACCCGCGGCGACCAGATCCTCGACCGCGCGCTCTCCAAGGTGGGAGGCAAGGGTCTGTTCGTGAAGGAGCTGGAGACGGCGCTGGAGGAGGGCCGTGCCCACCTGGCGGTGCACTCGCTCAAGGACGTGCCCATGGACCTGCCCGAGGGCTTTGCCCTGGTGAGCATCCTGGAGCGCGAGGACCCGCGCGACGCCTTCGTCTCGAACCGCTACGCCAACTTGGCCGAGCTGCCGCAGGGCGCGGTGGTGGGCACCTCGAGCCTGCGCCGCGTGGTGCAACTGAAGAATCTGCGCCCCGATCTGCGCATCGAGCCGCTGCGCGGCAATCTCGACACGCGCCTGCGCAAGCTGGACGAAGGCGGCTACGACGCCATCGTGCTGGCGGCCGCCGGGCTCAAGCGCCTGGGCCTGGCCGAGCGCATCCGCAGCCTGTTCGCGGTGGACGAGATGATTCCCTGCGCCGGCCAGGGCGCCCTGGGCCTGGAGGTGCGCGCCGATGCCGCGACGCTGAGCCAGCAGCTCGCCGGCCTGATGCACGAACCCACCTGGCTGGCCACGCAGGCGGAGCGCGCGGTGTCGCGCGCCCTGGGTGGCAGCTGCAGCATGCCGCTGGCGGCGCACGCGGTATGGGAGGGCGGCGAGTTGCAGCTCGCGGCCGCGCTGGGCCATCCCGAGCACCATGACAAACCGCTGCTGAAGACGCTGGGCCGCGGCCA